In the genome of Ziziphus jujuba cultivar Dongzao chromosome 10, ASM3175591v1, the window AGTTGAAACTTTATGGGCCTATCGAACATCAAAGAAATTTAGTACTGGTACAACACCCTTTGTACTAACATATGGACACGATATTGTTCTATCCTTGGAGGTAATTGTGAGGTCTCTATGAATTGCTCAGCAACACAATTGAATATAATCAAGCAATAATGCAAGAGATAGAAGAGTTATGAAGTGAGATTGGCTGCATTGGATCATCTCAGACGAAAGCTGTGGCAAGAGCATATGACAAAGGGTGCGGTTCGAGGACTTCGGTGAAGGATACTTTGTGTGGAAAGTAATCCTGCCAATTGGTTTCAAGGATCCAAAATATGGCAAATTCTCTCCTACCTGGGAAGAGCCTTTCACTATCACAAAAATAGTAGGGAAGGGGGGTATATCAGCTTCAGGACATTGATGGTACAAAGCATTTCAACTCAATCAATGGCCACTTGTTAAAGAAATTTTACTCGACTAGTTAGGAAGCTAATAAAACATCAAAGGCAAAAAAGACTAGTTAGGTGCATTAAATAGGAGATTAAGTCTTGTACTAGTTATATAATTACTCATCAATAAAGTTCAGGGCCAAAATTTTCACggccattattttttatttttgtatatggcTTGGCCAATGTTGACCATGCATAAAGTATAATTGTTATAGGCCAAGTTTGAAAAACTCAGGCTTAGAGTGAATTTCACTGTCAATCTCAAACAAGACTTTAACTGAAGTAGATGCAATTGTTTAGCCGACAAATGGCTAAGACTAAATTTATTAAGAAGTCATAAAATTCAATACTGgtctaacaaaataaataaataatattataattgtctaACAATATAGCTCTCCAAATACatcataaactatttttttgaaAGCTTCCCATAAACCATTACATTGGTGGATAGTTTCTTCAGCTTATGATCTCCTATTTCTAGTTACCTTGATCTTTTCTTGAGTATTGATAAGTTTTTCTTTGATATAATCGGCCTAAATAGACAATTTTTTGGTATGATTGACCTTTTCCCCCAGATCAGATTGTGTAGTGGATAATGTTTCCTTTAACTCATCAAACTTAGTAGCTAGAGTAAcgacttctttctttttgaagAATGGTCAGCATGCAAGGAAGCAAAAATAACTTAAAGGTTAGAAAAATAAGTGGAAAGTTTTTCAGCCTCATCAATATCCCACTGTGCAGATAAAAAGTAATCCACATGTTGAAGAAAAAACCCATGGATCTCAAAGGTACAAGAATGGATGCTAGCATCTAATGAAAAAGTGGTGCTAATGAAGCCAAATGAATTGTTTAGTTCTTCTCATGTTTTATCTTTAGTGAAGGCCTCAAAACCTCCTTTGAAAATGATAACAACATAATCAAAAGCTTTTTGGACTTTTTCGATTTCAGAATCATTTACTTTTATCTAAGCAACAACTGGAGTAGGCAAGATTGTTCCAAGTAGGTCATTAACATTGAGGAAGGTATTCTCTTCGAGGTCAAATTAAACCTGAAAAATGAAAGATTCCTACATCATAAAATATTGGATAAAGAAAATAGTTTCGAGATTTAAGATAACATGAAGTGTGAGCAAGAAAAATACCTTGGATTTGTTTCCTCTTGTGACGAAGGGAGATTTGGAAATAGCAAACGAGGCTGGAGGCATCAATGGTAAAATAGAAGATTTGACAAAAGGAGAAGGAGAGTGTTTGTCCAAAGATTGGCCATTCCATCATGACCTAGAGAAATTTAATGGGTTGACATGCATGAATAGTGGATAGAATAGGCCACAGGTGATATACATCCATATTAATAAAGTCACTGTGCATATCATTTGTTGGAGATTAACCACCATGAAAAGATAGGATGATAgcctttttattttcatgtgCACGGTGTGGTTTTTTCTGCATTTGTTGGAAAAGTCAGTTTaagtataaataaaactaaaaccaCATTATGGTGTTGAGTTATACCTAGTTTGGCGGTACAAGTATGTCccacttttttcattttttagagGTAGTTTCGTCAGCAAATGAAGGGGATAAAAGTTGAACAACTTACAAAAGCAAGATAGTTAGTTTAATAAAAACCACATTTTTAAAAGGTAGTTTTTTGCACAAAACTTACTAATGTTTAGAGATTGCTTTGAATGTGGAGGCAAAAATGAATCTACTTTCTCCAAGGAGTGAGCATCAATAGCCTTGGTAGTGGGGTTGTGCTTGGAAAAGACACAGGTGGCAACATCCTCACCAGAACATCTGAACATAGAATTTGCAATCCTAGACCAATCATTGAAGTTTGGAGCGTTATAGGATTAGACAAGAAGACACTGTATTTGAAAGAATAATTGGCTTATTTAAAGGCGGTATTGCATTTCATGAATTCGTTAACTGAGGAAAAAGATGGCCGATTTATGGAACAAAGATCATGAGTAGACACCCACGGTATAGGAATAGGTTAGCAAAGATCAAATTGCCAAGCCACGAAGTTTGGATAGTAGTCTTCTACACCGCAttgattggatttgaatttttgatcaaaagaaaaatctcGATTGATCAGGATGCTGGACCAAATGATTTTTAGTGTCTTTATTAATGGAGGGTTTTCCTCAATCCCTTGGTCAGGGTTAAGTGTAGTACTCaaccaagaaagaagaaaaggataTCTAGTCAACACAGAAAAAGGTTTAGGAGCTCGATGGTTAGTGGAGTAGAAGAAGTCAAAGCAATTTTTGGCTGAATGTCCTTGTAAACCATTTGTAAGATTTGTTTGTCGGCCAAGTAATGTATCGGATTGGCTTGTTAAGAAAGGCAGCCTCTTCTTAGAAAAAATAAGCATGGAGCCAAAGCTGTAATACCATAAAagaccaaatgatacgaatccaTGTTAGCGTTGACAACCCAGAACAAGTGACCCAAATGCATAGGGTGAACCAATAGAAAGAGCTTTATGATGAGAATTTACCTGTACCCATACAACTGACTatccgctagggtgctgatccaatataAATGAAGACAGGACCAGTCACTAAGGCACAAGTTaggagatttaaggaaaatctggttagcttcatccaaggagtgaCTTAATCTTaaaagggcatgacaatacctgaagatccgAAGttcgttttatgcatccaagtggtgaaagcTGAGATGCACCCGGGTAACTATTTTGGTGCATCCGTAGACTCTGGGAAGTAatgaatggattcaacacttcatgaactcaattgacatcaccaagaggccatggaatcatgtcaaggtagaagcaaaaacATTTAAGTTCCACTTGTGTGCATAACTTAtctttttggctgaaaatgctcattttggtgttgactttgacttcttttgttaatcaagtaagtttgacttattccaatcaaggggcaatatatgggaatcaatattaatcctatttggcatctgacatggcatatgggagcttaTTTGGAGCCTAATATAGCTGGTGATTGGTCAAAAAACAGCTTGTTTgacaaactagttaactagtttcctaatttgaacatttgatttttgttttaggaaatagtctttattttggtttttatttatttatttgctggaaaaattagtttaggaaagttgatattttattttttgaattgtaaaattaattaattcttatttcaagtaaatgaattaattaattcaacttagattaggaaaggattgaAATTCAGCCAACACCATTGTTTCCTAATCTCTATGGCAGTTTTAACCCcgtgttttagggtttttttttgtgaactttagcctatttaaaggcttattttcttaataaaattcaGTACAtcattcatacagaaaaatatttgtgacaaaaaaattttctttgttctttttaaacacctaaaacacttataGAAATCAAGtgctttagtttgacttatcaataggacattcatcacctattatggcatcttcatcatgtaccaaggtttctaatcacaagttgattggGGGTTAAGGTTTCTATTATTATCTGACCATAATTAAGattcaggctaatataatagagGTTTAGAAGTAAGTTTACCTAGGTTCCTATCACTTCAGCTATGTGAATGTACCATTTTCGCCACCTGCATTGAAGGCGCACAATGACATACCTACACAaccataaaaagaagaaaagaaaggtgtTTTTGATCTGATGGTGGTTAGTCCTTGCCTTGGATGTTCTTTAAGAAGTAGTTGTAAGAAGATTCATACTTTGGGAAGTTAGTTTCTTCATAATGTGGCATGCTGTCTAAGGATAGAGGAGTAATGGATAGAAGTTCGCCATAAAATTTGAGGCCGAGCAGAAGAGCTAGATCTATCAAGGTTGGTGTCAACATTCCAAACCTGAAATTGAAAGTATTGTAATAGAAGACCAAAAACAAAGTGCAACTGCAATTAGGTTTAGACAATGTTTATAAGCTAGATCTTCTAGGAGTATAACATGAATGCTACTTTTAATGTATCTGACTTACCTTTTGATGCAGGTGAAGATTTAAGGATAAATCAtcttcaagaggagggaaatgatgagGATCATCATAGGAGCACTTAAACATGGAGTCCTGAGCCATTAAAATTGGCAACTAGATCAATTACAAGAGCTCATACAAAGAGGTTTAAGAAGCAGTAAATGGCATTATCCGGGAGATGCTTATCAATTAAGAGTGCAAGAGTTTTGTtaaggaagaatcaaaattgGCAACAGTATTGTGCATTGAAGGCTGCAGAtatgaagaaatgaagaagtCCAATGATAGGGGCCATTTGGTCACTTTTCAAGAGAATGATGATGTGGCACTTTGATGATATGGCATCCTTGAAGCCATGGCATCTAAGTGGCTGTCCAATGTagcttgaaaagaaagaaatcaactTGTTTCCTTTGAGGCCGAATTAAGTGTCTTACTTGATCACcaagttttacaattttagtcttattttaattttagaaaacctttaattttttatgttttcaattatttttatctgGACAATTAATTGTTAGTtagttttctaaatttaatCCATCATGTAATTAGTCACTTTCCTAAATGATAAAGGAGTTGAatagtcaaatttaaattagaaaataagttagaatttaaggTTCAAGGCTTAGGaaataattttcaacaaatatttatttttttttagatgtaATTTTTGCCCATAAAAAggctttaattttattaatacaataacttttgatcttttgaaaaatttaatacttgtgAGAGTTAAACCTTTTGATTCTCTAACAACTAttctttgaacttttctaaCTTGAGAATTAGAGTTTAAACCTTGagttatcaataggttatttctGCAACCTTTTTGTGGCATCATTCATTCCATAGAACCTGAATCATTTAGAGGATCGAGTACTAGTGTGCACAAAATCTAGGTTGGATTGTTTAGGGTCGTATGAATCAATTAGACTATTAAGTATTAGTTTGTATGAATCTAGGTTGGATTGCTTAGGCTTTTATCATTTGTCACATGGGATGTCAAGACAGGATAGATGTATTGTAGCATAGAATCTAGAT includes:
- the LOC132799678 gene encoding uncharacterized protein LOC132799678, with translation MVFTIKVVETFFKEYGIKLSHSTLYFTQANGQAKAKNKVLKGIIEKMVDDNPKNWHNLLVETLWAYRTSKKFSTGTTPFVLTYGHDIVLSLETKAVARAYDKGCGSRTSVKDTLCGK